One genomic region from Clostridium saccharobutylicum DSM 13864 encodes:
- the thiI gene encoding tRNA uracil 4-sulfurtransferase ThiI, with amino-acid sequence MKDLILVKYAPEIFLKGLNRGKFERRLRDNIGKKLEGIKVEFIHDSGRYFLKTDEIEESIKRISKVFGILEVCLVKEVEIDIHELEQVAFEKVKEAEGKTFKIVTNRANKKFELNSMEVSRKIGGYVLQNYEGDINVDVKNPDILINVEIRNNYAYVWSNDDITKGAAGLPYGMNGSTMLMLSGGIDSPVAGYLMAKRGVEVNCVYYHSHPYTSERAKDKVKELAKILAQYTEKINLYIVPFTDIQMEIIDKCREDELTIIMRRFMMRIACKLADKYGINSVSTGESIGQVASQTMDGLIVSDDCADRPAFRPLIAMDKTDIMDIARKIGTYETSILPYEDCCTIFVPKHPKTNPKLDPIRKQEEKLDIDELIQKSIENMEVVTF; translated from the coding sequence ATGAAGGATTTAATATTAGTTAAATATGCACCAGAAATATTTTTAAAGGGATTAAATAGAGGTAAATTTGAAAGAAGATTAAGAGACAATATAGGAAAAAAACTTGAAGGTATAAAGGTTGAATTTATTCATGATAGTGGGAGATATTTTCTTAAAACTGATGAAATAGAAGAAAGTATAAAGCGAATTAGTAAAGTATTTGGAATTTTAGAAGTATGTTTAGTTAAAGAAGTTGAAATTGATATACATGAATTAGAACAAGTTGCTTTTGAAAAGGTAAAGGAAGCAGAAGGAAAAACATTTAAGATTGTAACTAACAGAGCAAATAAGAAGTTTGAACTAAATTCAATGGAAGTTTCAAGAAAAATAGGTGGATATGTTCTTCAAAATTATGAAGGAGATATAAATGTTGATGTTAAAAATCCAGACATATTGATAAATGTTGAAATAAGAAATAATTATGCTTACGTTTGGTCTAATGATGATATAACTAAGGGCGCAGCAGGTCTTCCTTATGGAATGAATGGAAGTACAATGCTTATGTTATCTGGTGGGATAGATTCCCCTGTAGCAGGTTACCTTATGGCTAAAAGAGGTGTAGAGGTGAATTGTGTTTATTATCACAGTCATCCATATACATCAGAAAGAGCTAAAGATAAAGTCAAGGAATTAGCTAAAATATTAGCACAATATACAGAAAAAATAAATTTATATATAGTTCCATTTACTGATATCCAAATGGAAATCATAGATAAGTGTAGAGAAGATGAGCTTACTATAATAATGAGAAGATTTATGATGAGAATAGCATGTAAGCTTGCAGATAAATATGGAATCAATTCAGTAAGCACAGGCGAAAGTATAGGTCAAGTTGCTAGTCAAACTATGGATGGTTTAATAGTAAGTGATGATTGTGCAGACAGACCTGCATTTAGACCATTAATTGCAATGGATAAAACAGACATTATGGATATAGCAAGAAAAATAGGTACATATGAAACATCAATTCTTCCTTATGAGGATTGTTGCACAATATTTGTTCCAAAGCATCCTAAAACTAATCCAAAACTAGATCCTATTAGAAAGCAAGAAGAAAAATTAGATATAGATGAACTTATCCAAAAATCAATTGAAAATATGGAAGTTGTAACATTTTAA
- a CDS encoding cysteine desulfurase family protein, protein MEVYFDNSSTTKPYTAVIDEVVFGLKEFYGNPSSLHNLGLKSEKKLRECREVIGKTINAEENEIYFNAGGSEGNNSVLKGILKPGSHLVTTPFEHASILNTIKGLETSGVKVTFLKLDKNGKIDLEHLKNSITKETVLVSIMHVNNEIGIIQDLKSISEIIRENSNRAKFHVDAVQSYGKLHIDVKKINIDFLTVSAHKFHGPKGVGFIYIKKPNVLLPLIEGGAQEFGLRAGTQNIAGIMGLKTAANIVNDNIDENYQKVLDIKNKFIEKLKDIKDIRINSLPTDEFSPYILNVSFRGVRGEVLLHFLEESGIYVSTGSACSSKERAKIGGSYVLKCLGLSADEISGGIRFSFSDDNKIEEVDYVIQTLDKGLKFLRRIKK, encoded by the coding sequence ATGGAAGTTTATTTTGATAATAGTTCAACAACAAAGCCTTATACTGCAGTTATTGATGAAGTGGTTTTTGGGCTTAAAGAATTTTATGGCAATCCTTCTTCGTTACATAATTTAGGCTTAAAAAGTGAAAAAAAATTAAGAGAATGCAGAGAAGTTATTGGAAAAACTATAAATGCAGAAGAAAATGAAATATATTTTAATGCTGGTGGTAGTGAAGGGAACAACTCAGTTCTTAAAGGAATTTTAAAACCAGGAAGTCATCTTGTTACAACACCATTTGAACATGCATCTATTTTAAATACAATAAAAGGATTGGAAACAAGTGGAGTAAAGGTTACATTTTTAAAATTAGATAAAAATGGAAAAATTGATTTAGAGCATTTAAAAAATTCCATTACTAAAGAAACAGTATTGGTTTCAATAATGCATGTAAATAATGAAATTGGTATAATTCAAGATTTAAAATCAATTAGTGAAATTATAAGAGAAAATAGTAATAGGGCTAAGTTTCATGTAGATGCAGTTCAAAGTTATGGAAAGCTTCATATAGATGTAAAGAAAATTAATATTGATTTTTTAACCGTAAGTGCGCATAAGTTTCATGGACCAAAGGGAGTTGGATTTATATATATAAAAAAACCTAATGTTTTGTTGCCACTAATAGAAGGTGGTGCTCAAGAATTCGGTTTAAGAGCTGGTACACAAAATATTGCAGGAATTATGGGACTTAAAACAGCTGCAAACATTGTTAATGATAATATAGATGAAAATTATCAAAAAGTTTTGGATATAAAAAATAAATTTATTGAAAAGTTAAAGGATATAAAAGATATAAGAATAAATAGCTTACCAACTGATGAATTCTCACCGTATATTTTAAATGTTTCATTTAGAGGAGTGCGAGGAGAAGTATTACTTCATTTCTTAGAGGAATCAGGAATATATGTATCAACAGGATCAGCTTGTTCATCAAAGGAAAGAGCAAAAATAGGTGGAAGCTATGTGTTAAAGTGTTTGGGATTATCAGCTGATGAAATTTCAGGTGGGATTAGATTTTCTTTTTCTGATGATAATAAAATAGAAGAAGTTGATTATGTAATACAAACTTTAGATAAAGGACTTAAATTTTTAAGGAGGATAAAAAAATAA
- a CDS encoding HD-GYP domain-containing protein, with amino-acid sequence MVFVPQYKLKSGMKIAYDIRLDIDGKSKAILLTKGSILTKNNIKKLIKFHVPGAYIDDGVENIILNEKTRKESLSAIKRAFDMCENTCEILDEDTVNQIQIISKNLVDNICMNDEITVSISDLHSYDEDTYLHSLSVTLISIAIGTSLGLNKEKLCNLGVCAMLHDIGKVEIPIEIISKPSKLTEEEYNIVKRHPQLGLNYIRLSKVINKDIYLGIVSHHEKFDGTGYPNGLKGEKIHLFGRIIAVADVYDALTGRRPYRDPIKPSEGIEYIMGGIGTSFDYNVVKAFLEKIEPYPIGSHVILSDKRRGIIMKGNIDNPLRPIIKIIGENEEVLDLYNNFNLKNIVISGIDYSYLKNM; translated from the coding sequence ATGGTTTTTGTGCCTCAATACAAATTAAAAAGTGGGATGAAAATAGCTTATGATATAAGATTAGATATTGACGGAAAATCAAAAGCGATTCTATTAACTAAAGGAAGTATTTTAACAAAAAATAATATTAAAAAATTAATAAAATTTCATGTGCCAGGAGCATATATTGATGATGGTGTAGAAAACATTATTTTAAATGAAAAAACAAGAAAAGAATCTCTTTCGGCAATTAAAAGAGCTTTTGATATGTGTGAAAATACTTGTGAAATTTTAGATGAAGACACTGTCAATCAAATACAAATTATCTCCAAAAATCTTGTTGATAACATATGTATGAATGATGAAATTACAGTGAGTATAAGTGATTTGCATTCATATGATGAAGATACATATTTACATTCATTAAGTGTTACACTTATATCAATTGCAATTGGAACATCATTAGGATTGAATAAAGAAAAGTTATGTAACTTAGGCGTTTGTGCTATGTTACATGATATAGGAAAAGTAGAAATTCCAATTGAAATAATATCAAAACCATCAAAGCTTACTGAAGAAGAATATAATATTGTAAAAAGACATCCGCAATTAGGTTTGAATTATATCAGATTAAGTAAGGTTATAAATAAAGATATATATTTAGGAATAGTTAGTCATCATGAAAAATTTGATGGAACAGGTTATCCAAATGGATTAAAAGGAGAAAAAATACATCTGTTTGGTAGAATAATTGCTGTTGCTGATGTTTATGATGCTTTAACTGGTAGAAGACCATATAGAGATCCGATAAAGCCATCGGAAGGAATAGAGTATATTATGGGTGGTATAGGAACTAGCTTTGATTACAATGTAGTTAAAGCATTTTTGGAGAAAATTGAACCATATCCTATTGGTTCTCATGTAATATTAAGTGATAAACGTCGTGGAATTATAATGAAAGGCAATATTGATAATCCATTAAGACCTATTATTAAAATTATAGGAGAAAATGAAGAGGTATTGGATCTTTATAATAATTTTAATCTGAAGAACATTGTAATATCAGGCATCGATTATAGTTATCTAAAAAATATGTAA
- a CDS encoding HD domain-containing protein, whose translation MKEKTSTIINEMISYYAGDVRRINHFLKVFSFAKSIGELESLEDDTQYILEIAAIMHDIGIKVSEKKYNSSAGNYQEIEGPPVAKKILTKLNFDENLIDRICFLIGHHHTYNNIDGIDYQILIESDFLVNIYEDEIEVTQVKTIKDKYFKTKAGIEFLTNMYFKK comes from the coding sequence ATGAAAGAAAAAACAAGTACTATAATAAATGAGATGATTAGTTACTATGCGGGGGATGTAAGAAGGATAAATCATTTTTTGAAGGTATTTTCATTTGCAAAATCAATTGGAGAATTGGAAAGTCTAGAAGATGATACTCAATATATTTTAGAAATAGCTGCAATAATGCATGATATAGGAATAAAAGTTAGTGAAAAAAAATATAATTCATCTGCTGGAAATTATCAAGAAATTGAAGGACCACCAGTCGCTAAAAAAATTCTTACAAAATTGAATTTTGACGAAAATTTAATTGATAGAATATGCTTTTTAATTGGGCATCATCATACATATAATAATATTGATGGAATTGATTATCAGATATTAATTGAATCTGATTTTTTAGTTAATATTTACGAAGATGAAATAGAAGTAACTCAAGTTAAAACAATAAAAGATAAGTATTTTAAAACAAAAGCAGGAATTGAATTTTTAACAAATATGTATTTTAAAAAATAG
- a CDS encoding RelA/SpoT domain-containing protein, with protein MKKGFNIDRFLLKYPYTKEVILKNNISTDNLKEIYEDYIEYENSYKNQAEFIANILRSQKSVHSVKSRIKDPDRLVEKVIRKTEDRKRKYGEDFEFTVSNYKKEINDLIGIRVIHIFKDQWQEIHEFIIKTWKVIEITANVRDGDNVKVFEDPRIEVRSKASGYRSVHYLVEFYPTNQKVIAEIQVRTIFEEGYGEIDHRLRYSHNEIPEILQSNLLLFNRIVGSADEMASLINNLSKEWAEKEKSYKKVIEEQKLEIDRLKNK; from the coding sequence ATGAAAAAAGGCTTTAATATAGATAGATTTTTGTTAAAGTATCCATATACAAAAGAAGTGATTTTGAAAAATAATATTAGTACTGATAATCTCAAGGAAATATATGAGGATTATATAGAGTATGAAAATTCATACAAAAATCAAGCAGAGTTTATAGCTAATATATTACGTTCACAAAAGTCAGTTCATTCAGTTAAGTCGAGAATCAAAGATCCTGACAGATTAGTAGAAAAGGTTATAAGAAAAACAGAAGATAGAAAAAGAAAATATGGCGAAGATTTTGAATTTACGGTAAGCAATTATAAAAAGGAAATTAATGATTTAATAGGAATAAGAGTTATACATATATTTAAAGATCAATGGCAGGAGATACACGAATTTATTATAAAGACATGGAAAGTAATAGAGATAACTGCTAATGTTAGGGATGGAGACAACGTAAAGGTTTTTGAAGATCCACGAATTGAAGTGAGATCAAAGGCTTCTGGATATCGGTCAGTACATTATTTGGTGGAATTTTATCCTACTAATCAAAAAGTTATAGCAGAAATACAAGTTAGAACAATTTTTGAAGAGGGGTATGGAGAAATAGATCATAGGCTTAGGTATTCACATAACGAAATTCCTGAAATTCTTCAATCTAATTTACTATTATTTAATAGGATTGTAGGAAGTGCAGATGAAATGGCATCATTAATTAATAATCTTAGCAAGGAGTGGGCAGAAAAGGAAAAGAGTTATAAGAAGGTTATAGAAGAGCAGAAGTTAGAAATAGATAGATTAAAGAATAAATAA
- a CDS encoding DUF4179 domain-containing protein: protein MKMSDDLFDDQIRKKLKDEINCVPEDINKKIDEAVKRIEKKKLNFKKISSICSILIISTLLFGITIPTYASNIPIIGSIFKMFNDKAYENYDKYTSDLNITKESNGLKMTINKVVYDGFELSLLYTVESQEEIKEEPRFPGAELKINGKKTTSGGGGTGKFINDNKTFVGVMEYDVGDKNYGGKDVKEKNDLGDYVEIPDKFVLSLNINEIGVEKPVKGEWDFNIPVSSEKVNGKVKETECNIDLIDVPAGYHINKIITTPLNTLIQGIRKNEEEQKCYLKYAVFDNKGRYIEQKSGSTRGTKDGMYFNDTFKEIYDDTESLRFIPYKQKFDGESESEHSEDKIVAKLNLQGETKLYSSDGKEYATITKIESEDGKTKIYYKSAYGICIAPIKIVNNKTNEEMLSIDGIKQKEDVTYINSSDEYVINCDKAISDGDFSVIARDESKSIQPYNEDKFTIKIK from the coding sequence ATGAAAATGAGTGATGATTTGTTTGATGATCAAATAAGAAAAAAATTAAAAGATGAAATTAACTGCGTTCCAGAAGATATCAATAAAAAAATTGATGAGGCAGTTAAAAGGATAGAAAAAAAGAAACTAAATTTCAAAAAAATCAGTAGTATATGTTCTATTTTAATAATTAGTACTTTATTGTTTGGAATTACAATACCAACTTATGCAAGTAATATTCCTATTATAGGTAGTATTTTTAAAATGTTTAATGATAAAGCTTATGAAAATTATGATAAATACACTTCAGATTTAAATATAACTAAAGAAAGCAATGGACTAAAAATGACAATTAATAAAGTTGTGTATGATGGATTTGAACTATCACTGCTTTACACTGTTGAAAGTCAAGAGGAAATTAAAGAAGAACCTAGATTTCCTGGGGCAGAATTAAAAATAAATGGAAAGAAAACAACTTCTGGAGGAGGAGGAACTGGCAAGTTTATAAATGATAATAAGACTTTTGTTGGTGTTATGGAATATGATGTAGGAGATAAGAATTATGGTGGAAAAGACGTAAAAGAAAAAAACGATTTAGGCGATTATGTGGAAATACCAGATAAATTTGTATTGAGTTTGAATATAAATGAGATTGGTGTAGAAAAACCAGTCAAAGGAGAATGGGATTTTAATATTCCAGTAAGTAGTGAGAAAGTTAATGGTAAAGTTAAGGAGACAGAATGCAATATAGATTTAATCGATGTCCCTGCTGGATATCATATAAATAAAATTATTACAACTCCATTGAATACATTAATACAGGGAATTAGAAAAAATGAAGAAGAGCAAAAATGTTATTTGAAATATGCTGTATTTGATAATAAAGGAAGATACATTGAACAAAAATCTGGATCAACCAGAGGAACGAAGGATGGTATGTATTTTAATGATACTTTCAAGGAAATATATGATGATACAGAGTCGCTAAGATTTATACCGTACAAACAAAAGTTTGATGGTGAATCAGAATCAGAGCATAGTGAGGATAAGATTGTTGCCAAACTTAATTTACAAGGAGAAACAAAATTATATTCTAGTGATGGAAAAGAATATGCTACAATTACTAAGATTGAATCTGAGGATGGAAAAACAAAAATATATTATAAGTCGGCATATGGAATTTGTATTGCTCCAATTAAAATTGTAAACAATAAAACTAATGAAGAAATGCTATCAATTGATGGAATAAAACAAAAAGAAGATGTTACTTATATTAATAGCAGTGATGAATATGTAATTAATTGTGATAAAGCAATTTCAGATGGAGACTTTTCAGTTATAGCTAGAGATGAATCAAAATCGATACAGCCTTATAACGAGGATAAATTTACAATAAAGATTAAATAA
- a CDS encoding sigma-70 family RNA polymerase sigma factor has protein sequence MELISFLHYRKKSAVSKAKKGNKEAFLALIDENRLNLYRVARGILKDKEDIEDALQNTIASSFQKLNSLKKDEYFRTWIIRILINECNEILRRNKKTISLIESEDQTTYSDSYEDMDLTTAINELSEELRITTVLFYFEDMSIKSIARILEIPEGTVRSRLTRARIKLREVMSEV, from the coding sequence ATGGAGTTGATATCATTTTTACATTATAGAAAGAAATCAGCAGTATCTAAGGCCAAAAAGGGTAATAAAGAAGCTTTTTTGGCACTTATAGATGAAAATAGATTGAATCTTTATAGAGTAGCTAGGGGGATTTTAAAAGATAAAGAGGATATTGAAGATGCACTTCAGAATACGATAGCAAGTTCATTTCAAAAATTAAATTCATTAAAGAAAGATGAGTACTTTAGAACTTGGATAATAAGAATTTTGATTAATGAGTGCAATGAAATATTAAGAAGAAATAAAAAGACTATATCGTTAATTGAAAGCGAAGATCAGACAACATATAGTGATAGCTATGAAGATATGGATTTAACAACAGCAATAAATGAATTAAGTGAAGAACTAAGAATTACAACAGTATTATTTTATTTCGAAGATATGAGTATTAAGAGTATTGCGAGAATATTGGAAATTCCAGAGGGAACTGTGAGATCAAGACTTACGAGGGCACGAATAAAGCTTAGAGAAGTAATGAGTGAGGTGTAA
- a CDS encoding dicarboxylate/amino acid:cation symporter, with the protein MKFIKNYKSSLILLVAIIIGGCIGLVMGEKASIFEPLGNLFLNLIFTILIPVVFFSISSAIANMNSSRKLRKILGVTIIVFGATAIVSGIIGVISFKLFDPTKGLNPSVFNGIMSGYKPEATESTGILEKIVSSITVGDFSQLLSRSNLLALILFSMLIGFATMLCKEQGESFKAFLNSGCAVTMKVITIIMYYAPIGLGAYFANVIGKLGGQLLSGYIKVFMIYIGVSIIYFFGFFTLYSYIARRKQGVKIFWKNAMEPSITALATCSSAACIPINIESAKKMGVSDNLAKIIMPLGVNIHKDGSVIGGIYKIMFLFAIFGRDMNSLSSLLIILSCGLLIGAVVGAIPGGGAIGEMLILSIFGFPQGSLAIMLVIATIIDAPATLLNSAGNTVCTMLISKFVEHS; encoded by the coding sequence TTGAAGTTTATAAAAAATTATAAATCATCTTTAATTTTATTAGTTGCAATTATAATTGGAGGATGTATTGGACTTGTGATGGGGGAAAAAGCCAGTATATTTGAACCTCTTGGAAATTTATTTTTGAATTTAATATTTACAATTTTGATTCCAGTAGTATTTTTTAGTATATCATCAGCAATAGCTAATATGAATAGTTCAAGAAAGTTACGTAAAATATTAGGAGTGACTATAATTGTTTTTGGTGCTACAGCAATTGTATCAGGAATAATAGGAGTAATAAGTTTTAAATTATTTGATCCGACAAAGGGATTAAATCCTTCTGTTTTTAATGGAATAATGAGCGGATATAAACCAGAAGCAACGGAAAGTACAGGGATTTTAGAAAAGATAGTTTCAAGTATCACAGTGGGAGATTTTTCTCAATTATTGTCTAGAAGTAATTTGCTTGCATTGATATTATTTTCTATGTTAATAGGATTTGCTACTATGCTTTGCAAAGAACAAGGAGAATCATTTAAAGCTTTTTTAAATAGTGGGTGTGCAGTAACTATGAAGGTTATTACTATAATAATGTATTATGCGCCAATTGGGCTTGGAGCGTATTTTGCAAATGTTATTGGTAAATTGGGAGGACAATTATTAAGCGGATATATAAAGGTGTTCATGATATATATAGGTGTTTCTATAATATATTTCTTTGGATTTTTCACATTATATTCATATATAGCTAGAAGAAAACAAGGAGTAAAGATATTCTGGAAAAATGCTATGGAACCTTCAATAACAGCACTTGCAACATGTTCAAGTGCAGCTTGCATTCCAATCAATATAGAATCAGCTAAAAAAATGGGGGTATCTGATAATCTTGCAAAAATAATAATGCCTTTAGGTGTTAACATTCATAAAGATGGATCTGTTATTGGTGGGATATATAAGATAATGTTTTTGTTTGCTATATTCGGAAGAGATATGAATAGTCTGAGCTCATTATTAATAATATTATCCTGTGGATTATTAATTGGAGCTGTTGTAGGGGCAATACCAGGAGGCGGAGCTATAGGAGAAATGCTAATTTTAAGTATATTTGGATTTCCGCAAGGTTCTCTTGCTATAATGCTTGTAATAGCTACAATAATTGATGCACCAGCTACATTGCTCAATTCTGCTGGAAATACAGTTTGTACAATGTTAATATCAAAATTTGTAGAGCATAGTTAA
- a CDS encoding UDP-N-acetylmuramoyl-L-alanyl-D-glutamate--2,6-diaminopimelate ligase, giving the protein MKLYDLLDNMDYMIVNGQLDKEIESISYDSRKIMKNSLFVCIKGNHVDGHDFIKEGIKKGALAIVVDEEIQIKNREITVIKVENTKIALASIANTFYKSPSNEIELIGVTGTNGKTTVIHYIKDVLEGYGRKTGIIGTLGYELKGEDINIDKTNPTTPESLELQQVFREFINKGAKDIVMEVTSSALAQYRVDNCDFNVGVFTNFSQDHLEEHGTLEAYKNEKIKLFKRCKVGIINLDEKISREIIRKSNCEILTYGIKKDADIRATQIRYDNNKVTFNVKFKNLRETVKIDTPGKFTVYNALAAIGACYALGIDIKEIFRLIPNVKHVPGRVEILKNSLNKNIIIDYAHTPDALEKLLMMAKDIAKGRIITVFGCGGERDKTKRPIMGMIGGIMSDYCIVTSDNPRREDPESIIWDIEEGMKIINCHYEKVVDRKEAIVKAINMLKDEDLLIIAGKGHEDYQVIGGKKLHFDDREVVRQFI; this is encoded by the coding sequence ATGAAGTTATATGATTTACTGGATAATATGGATTATATGATTGTAAATGGGCAGTTAGATAAAGAAATAGAAAGTATTAGTTATGATTCGAGAAAGATAATGAAAAATTCTTTATTTGTATGCATCAAAGGCAATCATGTTGATGGACATGATTTTATAAAAGAGGGGATAAAAAAAGGCGCTTTAGCAATAGTAGTAGATGAAGAAATTCAAATTAAGAATCGTGAGATTACAGTTATAAAAGTTGAAAATACAAAAATAGCATTAGCAAGTATAGCAAATACATTTTATAAATCACCATCTAATGAAATAGAATTAATTGGGGTTACAGGGACTAATGGTAAAACTACAGTTATACATTATATTAAAGATGTATTAGAGGGCTATGGAAGAAAAACAGGAATAATAGGTACTTTAGGATATGAACTTAAAGGTGAAGATATAAATATAGACAAAACAAATCCAACAACACCTGAGAGTTTGGAATTACAACAAGTATTTAGGGAGTTTATTAATAAAGGGGCTAAAGATATCGTTATGGAGGTAACGTCTTCAGCATTAGCTCAATATAGAGTTGATAATTGTGATTTTAATGTTGGAGTATTTACAAATTTCTCTCAAGATCACCTTGAAGAGCATGGAACTTTGGAAGCATATAAAAATGAAAAAATAAAGTTATTTAAAAGATGCAAAGTAGGGATTATTAATCTGGATGAGAAAATTTCTCGGGAAATAATCAGAAAATCAAATTGTGAGATTTTAACTTATGGAATTAAGAAGGACGCAGATATTAGAGCAACTCAAATTAGATATGATAATAATAAAGTAACTTTTAATGTTAAATTTAAAAATTTACGTGAAACTGTAAAAATAGATACTCCTGGAAAATTTACAGTTTATAACGCTTTAGCTGCCATAGGGGCTTGTTATGCATTAGGTATAGACATTAAAGAAATATTTAGATTGATACCCAATGTTAAACATGTTCCAGGACGAGTAGAAATACTAAAAAACAGTTTAAATAAAAATATAATAATTGATTATGCTCATACTCCTGATGCATTAGAAAAATTGTTGATGATGGCTAAGGATATAGCTAAAGGAAGAATTATTACTGTATTTGGTTGCGGGGGAGAAAGAGATAAAACAAAGAGACCAATAATGGGAATGATAGGTGGAATAATGTCAGATTATTGTATAGTAACATCTGATAATCCAAGAAGGGAAGATCCAGAATCTATAATTTGGGATATTGAAGAGGGAATGAAAATTATAAACTGTCATTATGAAAAGGTTGTTGATAGAAAAGAAGCAATAGTAAAAGCAATAAATATGTTAAAGGACGAGGATTTATTAATAATAGCAGGAAAAGGTCATGAAGATTATCAAGTTATAGGAGGCAAGAAGTTACATTTTGATGATAGAGAGGTAGTAAGACAATTTATATAA
- a CDS encoding AraC family transcriptional regulator has product MDDKYHNKKSGYLNNDFQLFHIRDKKNQEFEFHYHEFNKIIIFLSGKVTYLIEGKAYFLKPWDILLVNNHNVHKPVIDPSETYERIIIWANSDFIKKHNYENCDLSTCFKLANEKSFNLVRLEAKFQNKIKAIIEMLESSLDSSDFGSKLLSNSLFIQLLVYLNRVHLGNMYIDDKESLKYDKQIEEILKYINNNLCNKLSLELLSQKFYISKYYLMHKFKKETGYTLHNYVLQKRLLIAKELIKDGSPIIKACSNCGFNDYSSFLRSFKKMFGKSPKDFQ; this is encoded by the coding sequence ATGGATGATAAATATCATAATAAAAAATCTGGATATTTAAATAACGACTTCCAATTATTTCATATAAGAGATAAAAAGAATCAAGAATTTGAATTTCACTACCACGAATTTAATAAAATAATAATATTTCTTTCAGGAAAAGTAACCTATCTAATAGAAGGAAAAGCATATTTTCTAAAACCTTGGGATATTCTACTTGTGAACAATCACAACGTTCATAAACCTGTTATTGATCCTTCTGAAACTTATGAAAGAATAATTATTTGGGCTAATTCGGATTTTATAAAAAAACATAATTATGAGAATTGTGACTTATCAACATGTTTTAAACTAGCAAATGAAAAAAGCTTCAATCTCGTTAGGCTTGAAGCTAAATTTCAAAACAAGATAAAAGCAATTATAGAAATGTTAGAATCATCTTTAGATTCTTCTGATTTTGGCAGTAAACTTCTAAGTAATTCTTTATTCATTCAACTTCTCGTTTACTTAAATAGAGTACATCTTGGTAACATGTATATAGACGATAAAGAATCTCTTAAGTATGATAAACAAATTGAAGAAATTTTAAAATATATAAATAACAATTTATGTAATAAACTTTCTCTAGAGCTTCTTTCTCAGAAATTCTATATTAGCAAATATTATCTAATGCACAAATTTAAAAAAGAAACAGGTTACACACTTCATAATTATGTTCTGCAAAAAAGACTATTAATAGCAAAAGAACTAATAAAAGATGGTTCTCCTATTATAAAAGCTTGTTCCAATTGTGGATTTAACGATTATTCTAGCTTTCTTCGTTCCTTTAAAAAAATGTTTGGTAAATCCCCAAAAGATTTTCAATAA
- a CDS encoding ACT domain-containing protein gives MSGNYLVIDKRVLPDVYEKVLFTKKLLKDGKVKEITEAVKIAGISRSVYYKYKDFVFDFSETSEGRKVTYNIIFKNEKGLLSAISNFIAEQGGDILTINQGIPLNGYANLSITIDLSTVDGDIKTLTDGLLNIRNVEKVEFIGME, from the coding sequence ATGAGTGGAAATTACTTAGTTATAGATAAGAGAGTATTACCAGATGTATATGAAAAAGTTCTATTTACAAAAAAGCTATTAAAAGATGGAAAAGTGAAAGAAATTACAGAAGCTGTAAAGATAGCTGGAATAAGTAGAAGCGTATATTATAAATATAAGGATTTTGTATTTGATTTTTCAGAAACTTCAGAAGGTAGAAAAGTTACTTATAATATTATATTTAAAAATGAGAAGGGACTTTTATCTGCTATTAGTAATTTTATTGCAGAACAAGGAGGAGATATCTTGACAATAAATCAAGGTATACCTCTGAATGGATATGCTAATTTAAGTATAACAATAGATTTATCAACTGTTGATGGAGATATAAAAACATTGACAGATGGCTTGCTTAACATTAGAAATGTTGAAAAAGTTGAATTTATCGGAATGGAATAA